One bacterium DNA segment encodes these proteins:
- a CDS encoding ABC transporter ATP-binding protein, which translates to MGGGARGAAAGRSAGGGARCAGPARLGGGPGAARAGGGGGAGGGGRAVRRRREQDGASPPRYSDLHLYRRILREARPYAWHIVALLALGLLSTPLALLTPLPLTIAVDHGIGSRPVPPWLAALLPDTVLRSKVSILAFAALLVVAVALLTQVQSAATSLLRTYTGERLTLSFRSRLFHHVQRLSLTLHDTRGTSDPLYRIQYDVPAIQYIAIDGLIPFVTSTVTLVSILYITAVLNWRLALVALTVAPLLLLLMKVSRKRLRGQSSHVKQLESSALSVVQEVLASLRVVKAFGQESREEQRFVDRSSEGMRARVHLTLLEGGLQVLIGLTTAFGTAAVLFIGARSVQAGTLTLGELLLVMGYLAMIYEPLKTISKRIASLQSHLASAERAFRLLDEAPDVTEREGALRITRARGDVVFDRVSFAYDGDRHAVRDVSFAVPAGTRVGIVGRTGAGKSTLMNLLIRFHDPTSGRVLLDGNDLRDYRLADLRRQFAIMLQEPVLFSTSIAENIAYARPGASRDAIIRAAQLANAHEFISGLPDGYDTLVGERGLRLSAGERQRIALARAFLRDAPILVLDEPTSSVDLLTESGIMDALERLMKGRTTFMIAHRLTTLEGCDMIVVMEGGRVVQVTHDVAGFVRDALRRGRGSP; encoded by the coding sequence ATGGGGGGCGGCGCGCGCGGCGCGGCGGCGGGGCGCAGCGCTGGCGGCGGTGCGCGGTGCGCTGGACCGGCTCGGCTCGGAGGGGGCCCCGGAGCCGCGCGCGCGGGCGGCGGGGGTGGGGCGGGTGGCGGCGGGCGGGCCGTGAGGCGACGCCGGGAGCAGGACGGCGCGTCTCCGCCGCGGTACTCCGATCTCCACCTCTACCGGCGCATCCTGCGAGAGGCGCGGCCGTACGCGTGGCACATCGTCGCGCTGCTTGCGCTCGGACTGCTCTCCACGCCACTCGCTCTGCTCACGCCGCTCCCGCTCACGATCGCGGTGGACCACGGGATCGGCTCGCGGCCGGTGCCGCCGTGGCTGGCTGCGCTGCTGCCGGATACGGTGCTCCGGTCCAAGGTCTCCATCCTCGCCTTCGCCGCGCTGCTCGTGGTCGCGGTCGCACTGCTCACCCAGGTGCAGTCCGCAGCGACCTCGCTCCTGCGGACCTATACGGGCGAGCGGCTCACGCTGAGCTTCCGTTCCCGTCTGTTCCACCACGTGCAGCGGCTCTCGCTGACGTTGCACGACACACGCGGCACGAGCGACCCGCTGTACCGGATCCAGTACGACGTCCCTGCCATCCAGTACATCGCCATTGACGGCCTGATTCCGTTCGTCACGTCCACGGTCACGCTCGTCTCGATCCTCTACATCACCGCCGTGTTGAACTGGCGGCTTGCGCTGGTGGCGCTGACCGTCGCGCCGCTGCTGCTCCTGCTGATGAAGGTCTCCCGGAAGCGGCTGCGCGGCCAATCGAGTCACGTCAAGCAGCTCGAGAGCAGCGCGCTCTCGGTGGTCCAGGAGGTGCTGGCGTCGTTGCGCGTCGTCAAGGCGTTTGGGCAGGAGAGCAGGGAAGAGCAGCGGTTCGTGGACCGGTCGAGCGAGGGGATGCGGGCGCGGGTCCACCTCACCCTGCTGGAGGGCGGGCTCCAGGTGTTGATCGGACTGACGACGGCGTTCGGCACCGCCGCCGTGCTGTTCATCGGCGCGCGCAGTGTGCAGGCCGGCACGCTCACCCTCGGGGAGCTGCTGCTGGTGATGGGCTATCTCGCCATGATCTACGAGCCGCTGAAGACCATCAGCAAGCGGATCGCGAGTCTGCAATCGCACCTGGCCAGCGCCGAACGCGCCTTCCGACTGCTCGACGAAGCGCCGGACGTGACGGAGCGGGAAGGCGCCCTGCGCATCACGCGGGCGCGGGGCGACGTCGTCTTCGACCGTGTCTCGTTCGCGTACGACGGCGACCGTCACGCCGTTCGGGACGTCTCGTTCGCGGTGCCGGCAGGCACGCGTGTCGGCATCGTGGGCCGGACCGGGGCGGGCAAGAGCACGCTCATGAACCTCCTGATCCGGTTCCACGATCCGACGAGCGGCCGTGTGCTGCTGGACGGAAATGACCTCCGCGATTACCGACTGGCCGACCTGCGCCGGCAGTTCGCCATCATGCTCCAGGAGCCGGTGCTGTTCTCGACCAGCATCGCCGAGAACATCGCCTATGCGCGGCCCGGCGCCAGCCGCGACGCGATCATCCGTGCCGCGCAGCTCGCCAACGCCCACGAGTTCATCAGCGGGCTCCCCGACGGCTACGACACGCTGGTGGGCGAGCGCGGGCTGCGGCTCTCGGCCGGCGAGCGGCAGCGGATCGCGCTGGCCCGCGCGTTCCTCCGGGACGCGCCGATCCTGGTCCTGGACGAGCCGACCAGCTCGGTGGACCTGCTCACCGAGAGCGGCATCATGGATGCGCTGGAACGGCTCATGAAGGGCCGGACGACGTTCATGATCGCGCACCGGCTCACCACGCTGGAGGGCTGCGACATGATCGTGGTGATGGAGGGCGGGCGCGTCGTCCAGGTCACGCATGATGTGGCGGGGTTCGTGAGAGATGCGCTCCGGCGAGGCCGCGGCAGCCCCTGA